caaggtcagttgcttcccccttcttataaagaagtgacagcacaccaacagccattgatccccccgggacccccgtctcaaggatggccttcaagacttcgagaaccactggtccaagtataccccaaaacttgaggtaaaactcagccggcagcccatccatcccaggcaccttcccttttcccatcctcctaagagcgctctcaacctcttctagtgagatctgggcctccatcacgtctctaatgtcctctggcaaccgccgggacaagtgttctaaaaacacgtttccctgctctacatctatttccctttccttaaataaaccttggaaatgatcagttgtcaccctgaccatttcctctggtttacttactatactaccattttcttccctaactcccttcattaccttcctactctttctggccctaaccgacttaaagaacatagcgaaacaagtctcattatgttctagaaagccactatgcgcacgctccaggaaagctcgagccttctgctcctgcagctccctgagctgcgcctttagggctgcgaatctctcccagtcaatcgacccgccgaggttgcctgcctcgtactcgagttcaattaacctttggatacgatccacctccctcctttcctccctttttttccttctacaatatcctattataaaagcccttatcctccccttgactaaatcccaccactcttaacaccccctcgcacatggaccgaaagaaacaaaaaaatgcataaacgaaagcctgctcctccagtatatcccgatctaacttccagtaccccctaccgaagaggcagactggcgaccccacctgcaggaacaccccgtcgtgatccgtgaagaaaacaggcaacagccgcccagacaactgacccaaagacctggatacaaaaatgtagtcgagcctccgcgcaacccccctggagttgcgccatgtaggaccgaccattgccggagtagtgtgcaggccaccatcaaccagaccatggcaagccattagcccagagatggcacctgcactgctatcaccgcctacccctaaatctatattaaagtctcctcctatcaccaagtgcctgtttgtaacacacaggggcgccagacagtccaccatctccctcctgtctgccgccacctgtggcccacacaccccaattaacctatatctagcttctctaaacttaacatctatccccaaaactctaccctgcattattacaaaagtgttctctattttaacctctctatgcccacacaaaatccctactcctgttgagtgcacccctcctatgccccaaaaagattcccccttatcccactccctcttaaatctacacacatccccaccatccctcaggtgagcctcctgtaaaaaacagaaatcaaaccccacaccctctaaataacaaaaaaccgccctccttttaacattatcccttaaccccctaacatttagactaaaaaaagaaacagaactattcatttaattatttacaacaaataaaaaccccaaaacccaaagaaaaaccaggagactcacccgatgctcccctggtccatctccaccggcggggacgtcctctcctctcctgacgcccccccgtcctccatcccaacccatgatccaggcagtgtgttgggtcctccctccccacccaccatCCCCCCTCCCTGTTTGCCTCGGGGCTGCATATAGGGGACCCCATCTCCCCAAACAGGAGTTGGGATCCCTCTAGCAAACAACCCACCGACCCCTCACTGGAGTCATCCACTAAAATGCAAGGGGCTGAGGCAAACCGGGAGGACAAattaccctcccctcccccccctgccactctcttaacccccccctccccctccacacccccctccctctcacttcctgCCAAGCTCCCCCTCTTTATCCCTTTCTTCTTTGGTGAAGGAGGTAGCGGGGAGACAACGTCCCATCCCCGCTAACCCCTCCACCAAATCCCTCATTTCGACCTCGAGGAAGCCTGGCAGGctgtccccccactccttccccccatctcctcccccctcccctcccacatccactcctccctccttctccgtcactgtcccccttccctcttccactccttctcgtaccactgtccccttctccctcttctctgctcCTCCACGTTCTTCCATGTTCTTTTTAATCTCTCCTTCTTTTTCCTTCtttccatcttctctcctctttcttttcacctcttccttcttctcttcTTCGTCCTTCTCCGTCCTTTCCCCTGTGCCATCCGTACAATCCACATgcgtcctctctttcctccccccatcccccgctcCCCCCAGCTGCAGACGCGTATGACCTGTGACGAGCCGGGCAATCACGCCACAGGTGTGCTCTTGAGCCACACCCGTGGCAAGCCTTGGGCTCGTCACACTCCTTGGCCTCATGCTCTTCCGACCCACAAAAACAACATTTCTTGGCGCTGCACGAGGCCAGGATAGGCCATACAACGCCTGCAGAACAGGGGCTGACGTGCATAGTAGAGTgttcccctgtcagcccccagggagaacatcgccggaggatggaggtagccatccacactcttcggggactccctgagtaacgcctggaaccctctcctcccgttccagaaacccagggagtccctgaggtacctcgctgaggagacattgtccatgtatctccccagaaaggccctcactTCTTCATCCTTCACGTGCGGATTGTACATGTTTACGGTGACCACCCTGAAGTTGTTCTTTGCCAGGCTGGTCACCGCATAATGGCACAGGGGTCCTTTTCTTTCCGCTTCCTTTGCCATCTTCAATACATCATCATGTTTCTCTTGCTTGTGAAACATCACATCAAAACCCTTTTCATTTGGGTTGCCTTGAAGGCAGAGTACTTCCTTCACCCCTATCCTGAGGCATCCCATCAATATGGTCCTTCCAAAAGTTTCCCTGCCCCAAGGTTCCATCTCCTTTTCAGTCCATGAAAATCTTACGGTATTTGCTATACCAATCCCCGGAACCGACCAGGTTTGCTTGTTTGTATTCAtttttcatcttcttcttcttcaaaaaAAAAGCTCTCTTCAGAAAGAAGCTTCAACCTGAAATGAAAACATCTTAAACCAAAAAGGTGGcgcaactaaaggtgttgactctccacatctatcaagacaactggagcactgggccagacactcttaaatagaacctggaccaggtcaggtgaaacaccttcccactaacgagatggacaaggcAGCACagatgtaacacatactgactaacgaggtgacaccaatcagtgcgtTCTGCGTGCTAACAAGCTGGACGtgctaacgaggtgacaccaatcagtgcgtGCTACGTGCTAACTAGCTATACGTGCTAACAAGCTGGACGtgctaacgaggtgacaccaatcagtgcatCCTACGCGCTAACGaagtgacaccaatcagtgcacTGAAGACACATTTCCGTTGaacgcattcagttgtacagactaggtatccccctttcctacgtgctaaagtccaacctcaaaacataaatggaaaaacgaAAGCCTGTAACACTTTCCCCCTAAAAACAACAAATATATCTTATCTTGTTGTTGGAAAAGTTTGCGCACCACCAACAGAAAAGAACCATTACACATATTCTACTACAATACTTCACCGCCTACAATATAAACATGgtgtctactggctgtcaacaattaaaaacaataaaaaaacatgtatttctaaataataatatacaatcgtatattttctttttctttctatAGAATCCTTAAAACTCACTTGCGTCTAGAACTCATGTCTTCCTAAAACTCCACTTGCCTCTAGAACTCTCGTCCCCTTGGAAAGAGCACAAACAAAACTCATTCCAATACGGGAAAGACTTACAAGCAAAATAAATTGGCATGCACTGGCTAAAAGCAAGACACAACACTTTTTGACTGCCCAACCTTGAGACAATCAGCAACCAaatactccttctacaatgttaaaaccttctacattgtgacatcattaaaatactcatTCTACAATGTTTGATATCATGAAAAAAACTCCTTCAtgcatgtattttctgatgtttaatcAGATATCTATATATCACAGCTATAAGATGTATCTCCTGTATGTGTtatctggtgtgatatcaggtgGCTTGATTGAGTAAAACttttcccacattgagtacagctatgaggtttctctcctgtgtgtgttctctggtgtgctATCAAGAGACTTGACTGAGTAAAAtgcttcccacattgatcacagctatagggtttttctcctgtgtgtgttctctggtgtatcttCAGTTCCCCAGattgaacaaaactcttcccacattgagtacagctataaggtttctctcctgtgtgtgttctctggtgtctcTTCAGATGGCTAGActgaacaaaactcttcccacattgagtacagctataaggtttctctcctgtgtgtgttctctggtgtctcTTCAGATGGCTAGActgaacaaaactcttcccacattgagtacagcaatagggtttctctcctgtgtgtgttctctggtgtatcttCAGTTCCCCAGattgaacaaaactcttcccacattgagtacagctataaggtttctctcctgtgtgtgttctctggtgtttcttcaggttgctagattgaacaaaacacttcccacattgagtacagctatacggtttctctcctgtgtgtcttcTCTGGTGTATCTTCAGATGGctagatgtaaaaaaaaacatcccaCATTGAGTACAACTATAGgagttctctcctgtgtgtgttctctggtgaagaGTCAGATTGCTCGACCttgcaaaactcttcccacattcatcacagctatatggtttctctcctgtgtgttttctctggtgtgatatcaggctgCTTAGccgagtaaaactcttcccacattgatcacagatataaggtttctctcctgtgtgtgttctctggtgaagaGTCAGATTGCTCGACCttgcaaaactcttcccacattcatcacagctgtatggtttctctcctgtgtgtattctctggtgtgatattaGGGTGCAtagctgagtaaaactcttcccacattgatcacagctataaggtttctctcctgtgtgtattctctggtgtgatattaGGTTGCATAGCTGAGTAaacctcttcccacattgatcacagcaaTATGGTTTCTCTAAAGTGTGgattctctgatgaattttaatgCCTGCTGATGAGGTGAAtcttttcccacagtcagagcagcaatgAGATTTTTTTCCCGTGGGTgtctgctggtgtttcttgggGAGTTCTGATCtagagagactcttctctgccttgtcagcatcatgaggttgttgaggctcccaAGAGGGCCCATGGTAGACagttctctctcctgtgtgaatgacaAAGTCATacagatggttaaaggcccacaacagcagaaatccactgtaaaaggtgatgtacaacatcatggctacgctgttggcaacaattgacgtctgtaatgaatgtaatgattatttgacatttgtcttaaaatgagcaacaatagtcatattttgtcttgttttcaaatTAGTAGTAACATCTAAGTTTGTAGACTAGAAATTAGTTATTCATGTTGTTGAAACTCTAAGCAGTGTGCCAGACGACTTTTGGTCTTCAATATaggcccctttctgtgtttgctaaaattgtatgtagtatatctgcctgGAGCAAAAATGGCGAGCAAAGTTTTTCGTctttcacaatgtattctgaatggGGGAAACTCAGGGGAGTAACCTCCATTTCCAGGTTGCTAATGAATGCATTTCACGCTTTGGATTATAATTGTCAGGCTCttttgaatgtcctgcttaatataatgtttgtgtaCATCATCGCAAATCAACCGCTTTGTACTTAAAaaacacttcaaccagtaaaatgctctTTGGCTTTTTCATCAGCCTGACAATGAGAGTTTGTACACTGTTTGACAAATTGGCAGTTTGCATAgatctactgtaggacccataatttcacctaacaataacatagacctacagtAGGACCCACCTAACAACAAATATAGGAAAACAGCTCTGTGTTGTACAATAGCCTATCCATCAAGGAACAGTTCTCTACACATTATGAGCAAAGTATCTCTGTGTGCAAACAGACCAACGAGACCCTAcagtaaatcaagcagacaataaCATTATAAACAACAATTTGTTAGGGATGTTGGATCCAACATGGAACATGGCATAACTGTCTTTACCATAGTAATGAATGAAGAAGCACTTTGATTGTTGTTATGTCATGATGTTTGTCATTTGACTGGCATTCAGAAAATTATTTCCTGGATCTTCTGATGATAGTTGAACATGTGACTGtaactaaacagctacagtattaagaattatgtgtaattattgaagaacTGCGTTAATGACAGTTTCGATGAGTGTTGTCAATAAAGCtactatttaaatatatatatatatatatttttcacctttatttaaccaggtaggctagatgagaacaagttctcaactgcaacctggccaagataaagcaaagcagtgcgacaaaaacaacagagttacaagtgagaaacaaaagtacagtcaataacacaatagaaaaatctatatacagtgtgcaaatggagtacgaaggtaaggcaataaataggtcatagtagCGAAGTATTAAACAATTTAACAAATTAAcacgagtgatagatgtgcaagtagaaatactggtgtgcaaaagagcaaaaaaaatcaataaaaacatggggatgaggtaggcagTTGGATGGGCTATCAGCAATCGGTgaggtaagctgctcagatagctgatgcttaaagttagtgagggagatatgtctccaacttcagcgatttttgcaattcgttccagtcatgggcagcagagaactggaaggaaatgcggccaaagtaggtgttggctttggggatgaccagtgagatatacctcctGGAGCacatgctatgggtgggtgttgctaaaaatggatggcactgtgctAGATTtaatccagtttgctgagtagagtgttggaggctattttgaaaatgacatcgccacagtcaaggatcggtaggataagttttacgagggtatgtttggcagcgtgagtgaaggtaGCTTTGATGCAAAATAGGAAGActtcattttggattggaaatgcttaatattagtctggaaggagagtttacagtctagccaaacacctaggtatttatagttgtccacatattctaagatagaaccatccagagtagtggtGCTGGgggggcagcgatcggttgaagagcatacatttagttttgctatcgtttaagagcagttggaggccatggatgGAGTGTTGAATGGCACTGAAGcacgtttggaggtttgttaacacagtgtccaaagaagggccagatgtatacagaatggtgtcatctgcgtagaggtggatcaaggaatcaccccgcagcaagagcaacatcgttggtatatacaaagaaaagagtcggtctgagaattgaaccctgtggtacctccatagagactgccagaggtccggacaaaaggccttccgatttgacacactgaactctgtctgagaagtagttggtgaaccaggcgagtcagtcatttgaaaaacgaaggctgttgagtctgccgataagaatacggtgattgacaaagtcgaaagccttggctaggttgatgaagatggctgcacagtactgtcttttatcaatagCTGTTacatcgtttagtaccttgagcgtggccgaggtgcacccgtgaccagctcggaaactggattgcacagcggagaaggtatggtgggattcaaaatggtcagtgatctatttgttaacttgactttcaaagactttagaatggcagggcagtatggatataggtctgtaatagGTTGGGTCTACAGTGCCTCCCACTTTAAAGAAGGGGATGACCGTGGAAGtgttccaatctttaggaatctcggacgatacgaaagagaggttgaacagactagtaataggggttgccacAATGGCGGAGGATaaatttagaaagagagggtccagattgtctagcccagctgatttgtacgggtccaggttttgcaactctttcagaacatcagctatctggatttgggtgaaggagaagctggggaggcttggggaagTAGCTGCAGGGCGTggggagctgttggccagggttggggtagccaggaggaaagcatggccagccgtagagaaaggctggttgaaattctcaattatcgtggagttatcggtggtgacagtgtttcctagcctcagagctacagggtgcaaatttctgtttgaaaaagctagcctaactgactgtgtatatcgGTTCCCGACttctctgaaaagttgcatatcgcagagAGTATtcaatgtttttgtgctggtcgagggcagtcaggtctggagtgaaccaagggctatatctgttcttagttctacatttttgaaAGGGCATGCTAATTTAAGGTGGTGAGGAAATTACaattaaagaacaaccaggcatcccctactgacaggatgaggtcaatatccttccaggatacccgggccaggtcgattagaaaggcctgcttgcagaagtgttttagggagcgtttgacaatgatgaggggtagtcgtttgaccgcggacccctaaccgatgcaggcaatgaggtagtgatcgctgagatcctgattgaaaacagcataggtgtatttggagggcaagttggtcaggataatatctatgagggtgcccatgtttacagatttagggctttacctggtgggttccttgataatttgtgtgagattgagggcatctatcttggattgtaggacggccagggtgttaacctcactagggtagggggcactattttcacctccgtATGAAAAGCAAacttggtagatttggatagaaaacacagtttacaaaactgttaaaataatgtatgtgactataacagaaATTATAtgacaggcgaaaacctgagaaaaattcatccaggaagtgggatttttatatttttgtagttttctattgaatGCCTATACAGATTtgattgacttaggactcaaattgcacttcctatggtATCCACTAGACGTCAGTCTTTAGAAATgatttcaggcttgtattctgaaaaatgagagtaagaccactctgaatgagtggCACATTTAGTGTTCCAGAGATTTTTCATGTGTGACACCGAGAgagcgcctttcttgtttactttttatattgacgacgttattgtccggttgaaatattatctattatttaggctaaaaacaacctgaggatt
This sequence is a window from Oncorhynchus mykiss isolate Arlee chromosome 13, USDA_OmykA_1.1, whole genome shotgun sequence. Protein-coding genes within it:
- the LOC110516916 gene encoding zinc finger protein 883-like, which codes for MRSLSYSPSNEEEDITVKQEVEGEAVTVKEEEDMFRVKEEEDVTVKGEDEAVYGVKEEEEMTVTSKKEEEEEEETGYLVPVSQTHLKASNGSTDELSHKMVLRNRSLINTRERTVYHGPSWEPQQPHDADKAEKSLSRSELPKKHQQTPTGKKSHCCSDCGKRFTSSAGIKIHQRIHTLEKPYCCDQCGKRFTQLCNLISHQRIHTGEKPYSCDQCGKSFTQLCTLISHQRIHTGEKPYSCDECGKSFARSSNLTLHQRTHTGEKPYICDQCGKSFTRLSSLISHQRKHTGEKPYSCDECGKSFARSSNLTLHQRTHTGENSYSCTQCGMFFFTSSHLKIHQRRHTGEKPYSCTQCGKCFVQSSNLKKHQRTHTGEKPYSCTQCGKSFVQSGELKIHQRTHTGEKPYCCTQCGKSFVQSSHLKRHQRTHTGEKPYSCTQCGKSFVQSSHLKRHQRTHTGEKPYSCTQCGKSFVQSGELKIHQRTHTGEKPYSCDQCGKHFTQSSLLIAHQRTHTGEKPHSCTQCGKSFTQSSHLISHQITHTGDTSYSCDI